A region of Saccopteryx leptura isolate mSacLep1 chromosome X, mSacLep1_pri_phased_curated, whole genome shotgun sequence DNA encodes the following proteins:
- the NHSL2 gene encoding NHS-like protein 2 isoform X4: MMGNSHHKQPRSKSQSRMHSATAAANAGRENATATAHLRSSWRQPVNVFLSSGRPPSVEELFREAQLNLQSLLQEECEEQYSEVRLLGQTFRSADKAPEPNLSPRPQSARCLEFVLMPTKQQLSEDETTTQGVRAPEASLSLSTTADKQDAWNSPFPLPILEEKWWLQPCSTHSDIVPINISGQQFDKHASLRHSLFNAETAVNPKSTLRRRRSIIGFSNFSQPDKGHSNSSTVRVACSTSSDIKPSHSIPEVVHGRLAVSQEAHFSNLTSTVLRNPSSDPEEPLQARSGTKPTSMESMGMVYSVPSSCNGPTESTFSASWKGDAFTYMTPSATSQSNQVNENGKSPSSGNSWVSLHTLPPLVPKEAATLFVTCDNPAGCRRSGGYSEHPMQRRQVSERPFKIGLLTAGTSRLETGPGGASRFRERSLSVPTDSGTTNVDYDEEQKSSEACALPYPSTSSDGSNSVDNIASLTSQQEAQHRRQRSKSISLKKAKKKPSPPTRSVSLVKDEPNLLQEGGLALPKDQRPRSLCLSLEHQGNHSSQGHPAVPAFKDPEGTQFSHNWYLTDWKSGDTYQSLSSSSTATGTTVIECTQVQGSSESLASPSISRATTPSQLSIDVEAREVPSPGRPTGLMSPSSGYSSQSETPTPTVSMSLTLGHLPPASGSVRVRPAVPERKSSLPATSPMEKISKSRLSFDLPLTSSTYLDLSGMSISIRSKTKVSRHHSDTKFGAKLIQKTSPNQPIMPMVTQSDLRSVRLRSVSKSEPEDDNESPDYAEESGEVFTLPERKMKPPIAEKPPLARRPPSLVHKPPSVPEDYPLILPTLAMTPKSSIQPMRPFPPDIYTVVRKPKSSSFPEARVPGESTVPSSVVFIPFASSSGAFCSGTQQPPQGSTEDEGSKVRALPERISLQSQEQTEKKGKIPPPVPKKPSVLYLPFTSPTAQMEAYVAEARLPVNPIITLEEDAKCPSAGDHLQSPVTRTTSMLQADGEREASLPGSLMEPSTEEKSVISDKTAEWIAEEDDDVFVASRTTEDLFTVIHRSKRKLLGWKEPSEAFAGGSRPSSHSPIKNTADSPISESAVSAGSSSSASLDAGRNDDFKALLQKKGSKATPRSRPSAAELLKTTNPLARRIIAQFSKDYDTTDSPST, encoded by the exons CTGCAGCTAACGCGGGTCGGGAAAATGCGACAGCGACTGCCCACTTGAGGTCGTCATGGCGACAGCCAGTGAACGTGTTCCTCTCCTCAGGCAGGCCCCCGAGTGTAGAGGAGCTGTTTCGCGAGGCGCAGCTTAATCTCCAGAGCCTGTTGCAAG AAGAATGTGAGGAACAGTACTCAGAGGTCAGACTGCTGGGGCAGACCTTCCGCTCTGCTGATAAGGCCCCTGAGCCCAACCTCAGCCCAAGGCCCCAGTCCGCCAGGTGTCTGGAGTTTGTATTGATG CCTACAAAACAGCAGCTGAGCGAGGATGAGACTACCACCCAGGGTGTGAGGGCCCCTGAGGCCTCCCTGAGCCTGTCTACCACAGCCGACAAGCAAGATGCCTGGAAtagccccttccctctgcccatcCTAGAGGAGAAGTGGTGGCTTCAGCCTTGCTCCACGCACTCTGACATTGTGCCCATCAACATCTCTG GGCAGCAGTTTGATAAACATGCAAGTTTGCGACACTCCTTGTTTAACGCAGAGACAGCAGTGAACCCCAAGTCCACCCTGAGGCGGAGGCGGAGCATTATTGGATTCTCTAACTTTTCCCAGCCAGACAAAG GTCACAGCAACAGCTCCACGGTCAGGGTGGCTTGCTCTACCAGCTCAGACATCAAGCCCAGTCATTCCATTCCAGAAGTTGTTCATGGAAGACTTGCAGTCAGTCAGGAAGCTCATTTCTCAAATCTCACCTCAACAGTACTGAGAAATCCTTCTAGTGATCCTGAAGAACCTCTCCAGGCACGTAGTGGCACTAAACCTACTAGCATGGAAAGCATGGGAATGGTGTATAGCGTCCCCAGTTCTTGCAATGGACCAACAGAATCTACATTCTCTGCTTCCTGGAAAGGAGATGCTTTTACATATATGACTCCAAGTGCTACCAGTCAGAGCAATCAAgtcaatgaaaatggaaaaagtcCTTCCTCTGGGAATTCATGGGTCTCTCTGCACACACTGCCACCTCTGGTTCCTAAGGAGGCTGCTACCCTCTTTGTCACTTGTGATAACCCAGCAGGATGCAGAAGGTCAGGTGGCTACTCCGAGCACCCTATGCAACGAAGGCAAGTATCAGAGCGACCCTTCAAGATTGGCCTTCTGACTGCTGGTACTTCAAGGCTGGAGACAGGCCCAGGTGGGGCCAGCAGGTTCCGGGAGCGGTCACTGTCTGTGCCCACAGACTCAGGCACCACAAACGTGGACTATGATGAGGAGCAGAAGTCCAGTGAAGCCTGTGCCCTGCCTTATCCTAGTACAAGTTCTGACGGCAGTAACAGTGTTGACAACATTGCCTCCCTTACTTCCCAACAGGAGGCCCAGCACAGAAGGCAGAGATCCAAGAGTATCTCACTCAAGAAAGCCAAAAAGAAGCCTTCTCCACCAACACGCAGTGTCTCACTGGTCAAAGATGAGCCAAACCTCTTGCAAGAAGGAGGGTTAGCATTACCCAAGGACCAGCGGCCCAGGAGCCTTTGCCTCTCCTTGGAACACCAAGGAAATCACTCATCCCAGGGTCACCCAGCTGTGCCAGCCTTCAAAGATCCAGAAGGTACACAATTCTCCCACAACTGGTATCTTACTGACTGGAAGTCTGGTGACACTTACCAGTCTTTGTCCAGCTCCAGCACTGCCACAGGTACCACAGTCATTGAGTGCACCCAAGTTCAGGGCAGCTCAGAGTCTCTTGCCTCGCCTTCCATCTCTAGAGCTACTACACCTTCCCAGCTCTCCATCGATGTAGAGGCCAGAGAGGTACCATCCCCTGGGAGGCCCACTGGGCTAATGTCACCCTCCAGTGGATACTCTAGCCAGTCAGAGACACCAACACCCACTGTCTCCATGTCCTTGACCTTGGGTCACTTGCCCCCTGCAAGTGGCAGTGTCCGGGTACGTCCAGCAGTACCTGAAAGGAAGTCATCACTACCCGCAACATCGCCAATGGAGAAAATTTCCAAGTCACGCCTATCATTTGACCTACCATTGACCTCTTCTACCTATCTGGACCTGTCTGGGATGAGTATCTCCATCCGAAGCAAAACCAAGGTGAGCCGGCATCACTCAGATACAAAATTTGGGGCCAAGCTGATCCAGAAAACTAGCCCTAATCAGCCAATCATGCCCATGGTTACTCAGTCTGACCTACGTTCTGTTCGCCTGAGATCAGTCAGCAAGTCTGAACCAGAAGATGACAACGAGAGCCCTGACTATGCTGAGGAATCAGGAGAAGTCTTCACCTTGCCAGAGAGAAAGATGAAACCTCCCATAGCTGAGAAACCCCCACTGGCCCGAAGGCCTCCAAGCTTGGTCCACAAGCCACCATCTGTCCCTGAGGATTACCCACTCATTTTGCCTACATTGGCTATGACTCCTAAGAGCTCAATTCAACCCATGAGGCCATTCCCTCCGGACATCTATACGGTGGTGCGGAAACCAAAGTCCTCCAGCTTCCCTGAGGCCAGAGTCCCAGGGGAGTCAACAGTACCTTCATCTGTTGTTTTCATACCTTTTGCCAGTTCCTCTGGTGCTTTCTGCTCAGGAACACAGCAACCTCCTCAAGGAAGCACAGAGGATGAGGGCTCCAAGGTGAGAGCCCTTCCTGAAAGAATTAGCCTCCAAAGCCAGGAACAAACTGAGAAGAAAGGCAAGATTCCACCTCCAGTACCAAAAAAACCCAGTGTGCTGTACCTGCCTTTCACCTCACCCACAGCTCAAATGGAGGCCTatgtggctgaggccaggctgcCTGTCAACCCCATCATCACCCTGGAGGAAGATGCCAAGTGTCCCTCTGCTGGCGACCACCTTCAATCACCTGTTACAAGGACAACTTCAATGCTACAGGCTGACGGTGAGAGGGAGGCAAGCCTTCCAG GGAGTTTGATGGAACCAAGCActgaagaaaaaagtgttatcaGTGATAAAACAGCTGAATGGATTGCAGAAGAAGATGATGATGTGTTTGTGGCTTCACGTACAACTGAAGATTTGTTTACTGTGATACACAG ATCCAAGAGAAAGCTGCTTGGCTGGAAGGAGCCCAGTGAGGCTTTTGCTGGAGGCAGCAGACCGAGCTCCCACTCACCAATAAAGAACACAGCTGATTCTCCAATTAGTGAGTCAGCTGTCTCTGCAGGGTCAAGCAGCAGTGCCAGCCTAGATGCTGGCAGAAATGATGATTTCAAGGCCTTGCTCCAAAAGAAGGGAAGTAAGGCAACTCCAAGGTCCCGCCCCTCAGCAGCCGAACTGCTGAAGACCACTAACCCACTGGCCCGGCGAATTATTGCACAATTTTCAAAAGACTATGACACCACTGATAGCCCCAGTACCTAA
- the NHSL2 gene encoding NHS-like protein 2 isoform X3 — protein MERAKSITLFWSRGGHSNSSTVRVACSTSSDIKPSHSIPEVVHGRLAVSQEAHFSNLTSTVLRNPSSDPEEPLQARSGTKPTSMESMGMVYSVPSSCNGPTESTFSASWKGDAFTYMTPSATSQSNQVNENGKSPSSGNSWVSLHTLPPLVPKEAATLFVTCDNPAGCRRSGGYSEHPMQRRQVSERPFKIGLLTAGTSRLETGPGGASRFRERSLSVPTDSGTTNVDYDEEQKSSEACALPYPSTSSDGSNSVDNIASLTSQQEAQHRRQRSKSISLKKAKKKPSPPTRSVSLVKDEPNLLQEGGLALPKDQRPRSLCLSLEHQGNHSSQGHPAVPAFKDPEGTQFSHNWYLTDWKSGDTYQSLSSSSTATGTTVIECTQVQGSSESLASPSISRATTPSQLSIDVEAREVPSPGRPTGLMSPSSGYSSQSETPTPTVSMSLTLGHLPPASGSVRVRPAVPERKSSLPATSPMEKISKSRLSFDLPLTSSTYLDLSGMSISIRSKTKVSRHHSDTKFGAKLIQKTSPNQPIMPMVTQSDLRSVRLRSVSKSEPEDDNESPDYAEESGEVFTLPERKMKPPIAEKPPLARRPPSLVHKPPSVPEDYPLILPTLAMTPKSSIQPMRPFPPDIYTVVRKPKSSSFPEARVPGESTVPSSVVFIPFASSSGAFCSGTQQPPQGSTEDEGSKVRALPERISLQSQEQTEKKGKIPPPVPKKPSVLYLPFTSPTAQMEAYVAEARLPVNPIITLEEDAKCPSAGDHLQSPVTRTTSMLQADGEREASLPGSLMEPSTEEKSVISDKTAEWIAEEDDDVFVASRTTEDLFTVIHRSKRKLLGWKEPSEAFAGGSRPSSHSPIKNTADSPISESAVSAGSSSSASLDAGRNDDFKALLQKKGSKATPRSRPSAAELLKTTNPLARRIIAQFSKDYDTTDSPST, from the exons GTCACAGCAACAGCTCCACGGTCAGGGTGGCTTGCTCTACCAGCTCAGACATCAAGCCCAGTCATTCCATTCCAGAAGTTGTTCATGGAAGACTTGCAGTCAGTCAGGAAGCTCATTTCTCAAATCTCACCTCAACAGTACTGAGAAATCCTTCTAGTGATCCTGAAGAACCTCTCCAGGCACGTAGTGGCACTAAACCTACTAGCATGGAAAGCATGGGAATGGTGTATAGCGTCCCCAGTTCTTGCAATGGACCAACAGAATCTACATTCTCTGCTTCCTGGAAAGGAGATGCTTTTACATATATGACTCCAAGTGCTACCAGTCAGAGCAATCAAgtcaatgaaaatggaaaaagtcCTTCCTCTGGGAATTCATGGGTCTCTCTGCACACACTGCCACCTCTGGTTCCTAAGGAGGCTGCTACCCTCTTTGTCACTTGTGATAACCCAGCAGGATGCAGAAGGTCAGGTGGCTACTCCGAGCACCCTATGCAACGAAGGCAAGTATCAGAGCGACCCTTCAAGATTGGCCTTCTGACTGCTGGTACTTCAAGGCTGGAGACAGGCCCAGGTGGGGCCAGCAGGTTCCGGGAGCGGTCACTGTCTGTGCCCACAGACTCAGGCACCACAAACGTGGACTATGATGAGGAGCAGAAGTCCAGTGAAGCCTGTGCCCTGCCTTATCCTAGTACAAGTTCTGACGGCAGTAACAGTGTTGACAACATTGCCTCCCTTACTTCCCAACAGGAGGCCCAGCACAGAAGGCAGAGATCCAAGAGTATCTCACTCAAGAAAGCCAAAAAGAAGCCTTCTCCACCAACACGCAGTGTCTCACTGGTCAAAGATGAGCCAAACCTCTTGCAAGAAGGAGGGTTAGCATTACCCAAGGACCAGCGGCCCAGGAGCCTTTGCCTCTCCTTGGAACACCAAGGAAATCACTCATCCCAGGGTCACCCAGCTGTGCCAGCCTTCAAAGATCCAGAAGGTACACAATTCTCCCACAACTGGTATCTTACTGACTGGAAGTCTGGTGACACTTACCAGTCTTTGTCCAGCTCCAGCACTGCCACAGGTACCACAGTCATTGAGTGCACCCAAGTTCAGGGCAGCTCAGAGTCTCTTGCCTCGCCTTCCATCTCTAGAGCTACTACACCTTCCCAGCTCTCCATCGATGTAGAGGCCAGAGAGGTACCATCCCCTGGGAGGCCCACTGGGCTAATGTCACCCTCCAGTGGATACTCTAGCCAGTCAGAGACACCAACACCCACTGTCTCCATGTCCTTGACCTTGGGTCACTTGCCCCCTGCAAGTGGCAGTGTCCGGGTACGTCCAGCAGTACCTGAAAGGAAGTCATCACTACCCGCAACATCGCCAATGGAGAAAATTTCCAAGTCACGCCTATCATTTGACCTACCATTGACCTCTTCTACCTATCTGGACCTGTCTGGGATGAGTATCTCCATCCGAAGCAAAACCAAGGTGAGCCGGCATCACTCAGATACAAAATTTGGGGCCAAGCTGATCCAGAAAACTAGCCCTAATCAGCCAATCATGCCCATGGTTACTCAGTCTGACCTACGTTCTGTTCGCCTGAGATCAGTCAGCAAGTCTGAACCAGAAGATGACAACGAGAGCCCTGACTATGCTGAGGAATCAGGAGAAGTCTTCACCTTGCCAGAGAGAAAGATGAAACCTCCCATAGCTGAGAAACCCCCACTGGCCCGAAGGCCTCCAAGCTTGGTCCACAAGCCACCATCTGTCCCTGAGGATTACCCACTCATTTTGCCTACATTGGCTATGACTCCTAAGAGCTCAATTCAACCCATGAGGCCATTCCCTCCGGACATCTATACGGTGGTGCGGAAACCAAAGTCCTCCAGCTTCCCTGAGGCCAGAGTCCCAGGGGAGTCAACAGTACCTTCATCTGTTGTTTTCATACCTTTTGCCAGTTCCTCTGGTGCTTTCTGCTCAGGAACACAGCAACCTCCTCAAGGAAGCACAGAGGATGAGGGCTCCAAGGTGAGAGCCCTTCCTGAAAGAATTAGCCTCCAAAGCCAGGAACAAACTGAGAAGAAAGGCAAGATTCCACCTCCAGTACCAAAAAAACCCAGTGTGCTGTACCTGCCTTTCACCTCACCCACAGCTCAAATGGAGGCCTatgtggctgaggccaggctgcCTGTCAACCCCATCATCACCCTGGAGGAAGATGCCAAGTGTCCCTCTGCTGGCGACCACCTTCAATCACCTGTTACAAGGACAACTTCAATGCTACAGGCTGACGGTGAGAGGGAGGCAAGCCTTCCAG GGAGTTTGATGGAACCAAGCActgaagaaaaaagtgttatcaGTGATAAAACAGCTGAATGGATTGCAGAAGAAGATGATGATGTGTTTGTGGCTTCACGTACAACTGAAGATTTGTTTACTGTGATACACAG ATCCAAGAGAAAGCTGCTTGGCTGGAAGGAGCCCAGTGAGGCTTTTGCTGGAGGCAGCAGACCGAGCTCCCACTCACCAATAAAGAACACAGCTGATTCTCCAATTAGTGAGTCAGCTGTCTCTGCAGGGTCAAGCAGCAGTGCCAGCCTAGATGCTGGCAGAAATGATGATTTCAAGGCCTTGCTCCAAAAGAAGGGAAGTAAGGCAACTCCAAGGTCCCGCCCCTCAGCAGCCGAACTGCTGAAGACCACTAACCCACTGGCCCGGCGAATTATTGCACAATTTTCAAAAGACTATGACACCACTGATAGCCCCAGTACCTAA
- the NHSL2 gene encoding NHS-like protein 2 isoform X1 encodes MPFYRRTVVPQRLCPRNPPQSLTELRDVSHLAALSLLRQLADLCGHSLALLEDLEGHLLALGRRTDNLARRAVRLRRRLPCRLLGPEDDQDELGHSNSSTVRVACSTSSDIKPSHSIPEVVHGRLAVSQEAHFSNLTSTVLRNPSSDPEEPLQARSGTKPTSMESMGMVYSVPSSCNGPTESTFSASWKGDAFTYMTPSATSQSNQVNENGKSPSSGNSWVSLHTLPPLVPKEAATLFVTCDNPAGCRRSGGYSEHPMQRRQVSERPFKIGLLTAGTSRLETGPGGASRFRERSLSVPTDSGTTNVDYDEEQKSSEACALPYPSTSSDGSNSVDNIASLTSQQEAQHRRQRSKSISLKKAKKKPSPPTRSVSLVKDEPNLLQEGGLALPKDQRPRSLCLSLEHQGNHSSQGHPAVPAFKDPEGTQFSHNWYLTDWKSGDTYQSLSSSSTATGTTVIECTQVQGSSESLASPSISRATTPSQLSIDVEAREVPSPGRPTGLMSPSSGYSSQSETPTPTVSMSLTLGHLPPASGSVRVRPAVPERKSSLPATSPMEKISKSRLSFDLPLTSSTYLDLSGMSISIRSKTKVSRHHSDTKFGAKLIQKTSPNQPIMPMVTQSDLRSVRLRSVSKSEPEDDNESPDYAEESGEVFTLPERKMKPPIAEKPPLARRPPSLVHKPPSVPEDYPLILPTLAMTPKSSIQPMRPFPPDIYTVVRKPKSSSFPEARVPGESTVPSSVVFIPFASSSGAFCSGTQQPPQGSTEDEGSKVRALPERISLQSQEQTEKKGKIPPPVPKKPSVLYLPFTSPTAQMEAYVAEARLPVNPIITLEEDAKCPSAGDHLQSPVTRTTSMLQADGEREASLPGSLMEPSTEEKSVISDKTAEWIAEEDDDVFVASRTTEDLFTVIHRSKRKLLGWKEPSEAFAGGSRPSSHSPIKNTADSPISESAVSAGSSSSASLDAGRNDDFKALLQKKGSKATPRSRPSAAELLKTTNPLARRIIAQFSKDYDTTDSPST; translated from the exons GTCACAGCAACAGCTCCACGGTCAGGGTGGCTTGCTCTACCAGCTCAGACATCAAGCCCAGTCATTCCATTCCAGAAGTTGTTCATGGAAGACTTGCAGTCAGTCAGGAAGCTCATTTCTCAAATCTCACCTCAACAGTACTGAGAAATCCTTCTAGTGATCCTGAAGAACCTCTCCAGGCACGTAGTGGCACTAAACCTACTAGCATGGAAAGCATGGGAATGGTGTATAGCGTCCCCAGTTCTTGCAATGGACCAACAGAATCTACATTCTCTGCTTCCTGGAAAGGAGATGCTTTTACATATATGACTCCAAGTGCTACCAGTCAGAGCAATCAAgtcaatgaaaatggaaaaagtcCTTCCTCTGGGAATTCATGGGTCTCTCTGCACACACTGCCACCTCTGGTTCCTAAGGAGGCTGCTACCCTCTTTGTCACTTGTGATAACCCAGCAGGATGCAGAAGGTCAGGTGGCTACTCCGAGCACCCTATGCAACGAAGGCAAGTATCAGAGCGACCCTTCAAGATTGGCCTTCTGACTGCTGGTACTTCAAGGCTGGAGACAGGCCCAGGTGGGGCCAGCAGGTTCCGGGAGCGGTCACTGTCTGTGCCCACAGACTCAGGCACCACAAACGTGGACTATGATGAGGAGCAGAAGTCCAGTGAAGCCTGTGCCCTGCCTTATCCTAGTACAAGTTCTGACGGCAGTAACAGTGTTGACAACATTGCCTCCCTTACTTCCCAACAGGAGGCCCAGCACAGAAGGCAGAGATCCAAGAGTATCTCACTCAAGAAAGCCAAAAAGAAGCCTTCTCCACCAACACGCAGTGTCTCACTGGTCAAAGATGAGCCAAACCTCTTGCAAGAAGGAGGGTTAGCATTACCCAAGGACCAGCGGCCCAGGAGCCTTTGCCTCTCCTTGGAACACCAAGGAAATCACTCATCCCAGGGTCACCCAGCTGTGCCAGCCTTCAAAGATCCAGAAGGTACACAATTCTCCCACAACTGGTATCTTACTGACTGGAAGTCTGGTGACACTTACCAGTCTTTGTCCAGCTCCAGCACTGCCACAGGTACCACAGTCATTGAGTGCACCCAAGTTCAGGGCAGCTCAGAGTCTCTTGCCTCGCCTTCCATCTCTAGAGCTACTACACCTTCCCAGCTCTCCATCGATGTAGAGGCCAGAGAGGTACCATCCCCTGGGAGGCCCACTGGGCTAATGTCACCCTCCAGTGGATACTCTAGCCAGTCAGAGACACCAACACCCACTGTCTCCATGTCCTTGACCTTGGGTCACTTGCCCCCTGCAAGTGGCAGTGTCCGGGTACGTCCAGCAGTACCTGAAAGGAAGTCATCACTACCCGCAACATCGCCAATGGAGAAAATTTCCAAGTCACGCCTATCATTTGACCTACCATTGACCTCTTCTACCTATCTGGACCTGTCTGGGATGAGTATCTCCATCCGAAGCAAAACCAAGGTGAGCCGGCATCACTCAGATACAAAATTTGGGGCCAAGCTGATCCAGAAAACTAGCCCTAATCAGCCAATCATGCCCATGGTTACTCAGTCTGACCTACGTTCTGTTCGCCTGAGATCAGTCAGCAAGTCTGAACCAGAAGATGACAACGAGAGCCCTGACTATGCTGAGGAATCAGGAGAAGTCTTCACCTTGCCAGAGAGAAAGATGAAACCTCCCATAGCTGAGAAACCCCCACTGGCCCGAAGGCCTCCAAGCTTGGTCCACAAGCCACCATCTGTCCCTGAGGATTACCCACTCATTTTGCCTACATTGGCTATGACTCCTAAGAGCTCAATTCAACCCATGAGGCCATTCCCTCCGGACATCTATACGGTGGTGCGGAAACCAAAGTCCTCCAGCTTCCCTGAGGCCAGAGTCCCAGGGGAGTCAACAGTACCTTCATCTGTTGTTTTCATACCTTTTGCCAGTTCCTCTGGTGCTTTCTGCTCAGGAACACAGCAACCTCCTCAAGGAAGCACAGAGGATGAGGGCTCCAAGGTGAGAGCCCTTCCTGAAAGAATTAGCCTCCAAAGCCAGGAACAAACTGAGAAGAAAGGCAAGATTCCACCTCCAGTACCAAAAAAACCCAGTGTGCTGTACCTGCCTTTCACCTCACCCACAGCTCAAATGGAGGCCTatgtggctgaggccaggctgcCTGTCAACCCCATCATCACCCTGGAGGAAGATGCCAAGTGTCCCTCTGCTGGCGACCACCTTCAATCACCTGTTACAAGGACAACTTCAATGCTACAGGCTGACGGTGAGAGGGAGGCAAGCCTTCCAG GGAGTTTGATGGAACCAAGCActgaagaaaaaagtgttatcaGTGATAAAACAGCTGAATGGATTGCAGAAGAAGATGATGATGTGTTTGTGGCTTCACGTACAACTGAAGATTTGTTTACTGTGATACACAG ATCCAAGAGAAAGCTGCTTGGCTGGAAGGAGCCCAGTGAGGCTTTTGCTGGAGGCAGCAGACCGAGCTCCCACTCACCAATAAAGAACACAGCTGATTCTCCAATTAGTGAGTCAGCTGTCTCTGCAGGGTCAAGCAGCAGTGCCAGCCTAGATGCTGGCAGAAATGATGATTTCAAGGCCTTGCTCCAAAAGAAGGGAAGTAAGGCAACTCCAAGGTCCCGCCCCTCAGCAGCCGAACTGCTGAAGACCACTAACCCACTGGCCCGGCGAATTATTGCACAATTTTCAAAAGACTATGACACCACTGATAGCCCCAGTACCTAA